In Gavia stellata isolate bGavSte3 chromosome 33, bGavSte3.hap2, whole genome shotgun sequence, the DNA window GGCATGGGTCACAGCAGGGCTTCTGGCATGGGTCACAACAGGACTGCTGGCACGGGTCACAGCAGGGCTTCTGGCACGGGTCACAACAGGACTGCTGGCATGGGTCACAGCAGGGCTTCTGGCATGGGTCACAGCAGGACTGCTGGCATGGGTCACAGCAGGGCTTCTGGCATGGGTCACAAGAGGACTGCTGGCAGGGGTCACAGCAGGGCTTCTGGCATGGGTCACAGCAGGACTGCTGGCATGGGTCACAGCAGGGCTTCTGGCACGGGTCACAGCAGGACTGCTGGCATGGGTCACAGCAGGGCTTCTGGCACGGGTCACAGCAGGACTGCTGGCATGGGTCACAGCAGACGGACTGCTGGCATGGGTCACAGCAGGGCTTCTGGCACGGGTCACAGCAGGACTGCTGGCATGGGTCACAGCAGATGGACTGCTGGCAGGGGTCACAGCAGGGCTTCTGGCACGGGTCACAGCAGATGGACTGCTGGCACGGGTCACAGCAGGGCTTCTGGCACGGGTCACAGCAGATGGACTGCTGGCATGGGTCACAGCAGCATGGGTCACAGCAAGGCTTCTGGCATGGGTCACAGCAGATGGACTGCTGGCATGGGTCgcagcagcaggactgctgACATGGGCTGCAGCAGACGGTCTTCTGGCACGGGTCGCAGCAGATGGTCCTCTGGCAcggctggctgcagcacaccgTTTTGCTCTTCACGACGGAGCAGCATCCAGTAGAGCAACATCCACTAGAGCACATGTTGTTTGTAGTGTAGTCAAAGCTTGCAGGAGCGAGGACCTGAAACACAGCATACTTTCAGATACAACCCATCTTTCCAAGTATAtagatgtgttttatttagGCATACAAATGCTGCCGTCTAGGCCTGTGGGTGATAGCCATATCACACACCGCTTCCTATTTATTTGTCTTGAGTTGCCAAAAAAGATCCTTACAGAAATCAAGCCACCTGTCACTATCCTGGCGATATTTGTGCATCTTTGGAACTATCCTGGGAACTAACTTTCCTGTGCTCATCCATGAAGATCACTCCCTGAATTTCCATCCCAAGAAGCTTATTTTCCACTGTGCTCTCTCTACCAACTGTCTTTTGCAGTAAGCAATAGACCAACAGGCTAGGAAAATCTGGATTTCGGAGTGAGCTG includes these proteins:
- the LOC104261616 gene encoding keratin-associated protein 5-4-like — translated: MCSSGCCSTGCCSVVKSKTVCCSQPCQRTICCDPCQKTKPCCDPCQQSICCDPCQKPCCDPCQQSICCDPCQQSCCDPCQKPCCDPCQQSVCCDPCQQSCCDPCQKPCCDPCQQSCCDPCQKPCCDPCQQSCCDPCQKPCCDPCQQSSCDPCQKPCCDPCQQSCCDPCQKPCCDPCQQSCCDPCQKPCCDPCQQSCCDPCQKPCCDPCQQAVCCTKVCQKSCCCCGQRPCCCCGCRPCCCSGCLSCCSYVVKKKPVMVCCSPVQYCSPMRKYCIPIQQCCTTIKKGC